A stretch of the Chitiniphilus purpureus genome encodes the following:
- a CDS encoding phosphate ABC transporter ATP-binding protein — MTHSTLLATSPHAERARPAPQSIADSVPSSGHIEFDDISVRYGNNKVVEAVSLKVPRNSVTAMIGPSGCGKSSMLYTVNRLCDLIPGCCVTGSVAFSWLDNEQMRKDAILLRRQVGMLFQRPNPFPFSIWKNLEFALKQHGIRAKAEVNERIESALQEVGLWDEVKDRLSLSAFALSGGQQQRLCLARALVLQPAVLLMDEPCSALDPISTQKIEDLILRLSRTRTILLVTHSLGQARRVASQVAMFWKLDGVGRLIECGSALDLFDQPRHELTQSYLAYA; from the coding sequence ATGACACACTCCACGCTGCTGGCAACGTCACCACATGCCGAACGCGCCCGTCCGGCGCCGCAGTCGATCGCGGACAGCGTGCCTTCATCCGGGCATATCGAGTTCGACGACATCTCGGTGCGCTACGGCAACAACAAGGTCGTCGAAGCCGTCTCCCTCAAGGTGCCACGCAATTCGGTCACCGCGATGATCGGCCCGTCGGGGTGCGGCAAGTCCAGCATGCTCTACACCGTCAATCGACTGTGCGACCTGATTCCCGGCTGCTGTGTGACCGGCTCGGTGGCGTTCAGCTGGCTGGACAACGAGCAGATGCGCAAGGACGCGATCCTGTTGCGGCGGCAGGTCGGCATGTTGTTCCAGCGCCCGAATCCGTTTCCGTTCTCGATCTGGAAGAACCTTGAGTTTGCGTTGAAGCAACATGGCATCCGGGCAAAGGCCGAGGTCAACGAGCGGATCGAATCGGCGCTGCAGGAAGTGGGATTGTGGGACGAGGTGAAGGATCGGCTGTCGCTATCGGCGTTCGCGCTGTCCGGTGGCCAGCAGCAACGGCTTTGCCTTGCCCGTGCCTTGGTGCTGCAGCCGGCCGTGCTGCTGATGGACGAACCGTGCAGCGCCCTTGATCCCATTTCGACGCAGAAGATCGAGGATCTGATCCTGCGCCTGTCGCGCACCCGCACCATCCTGCTGGTCACGCATAGCCTGGGCCAGGCCCGGCGGGTCGCGAGCCAGGTCGCCATGTTCTGGAAACTGGACGGCGTGGGCCGGCTGATCGAATGCGGCAGCGCGCTCGATCTGTTTGATCAGCCCAGGCACGAGCTGACCCAGTCCTATCTGGCCTACGCCTGA